From a single Pseudomonas serboccidentalis genomic region:
- the coaE gene encoding dephospho-CoA kinase (Dephospho-CoA kinase (CoaE) performs the final step in coenzyme A biosynthesis.): protein MNTPVEKPWILGLTGGIGSGKSAAAQHFIDLGIHVVDADHAARWVVEPGRPALAKIAEHFGPKVLQADGTLNRAALRQLIFEVPEERRWLEALLHPLIAEEIAHHLALAKSPYAILVSPLLIESGQYAMTQRILVIDAPQQLQIERTLQRDQTSEQQVQAILKAQSSREDRVSRADDVVVNDRDLAWLHSEVERLHHLYLTLSGGQS, encoded by the coding sequence ATGAATACCCCTGTGGAAAAACCCTGGATTCTCGGCCTGACCGGCGGCATCGGCAGCGGCAAAAGTGCCGCGGCCCAGCACTTCATCGACCTCGGGATCCATGTGGTCGACGCCGACCATGCAGCGCGCTGGGTGGTCGAGCCGGGACGTCCGGCGCTGGCGAAGATTGCCGAACACTTCGGCCCAAAGGTGTTGCAGGCTGATGGCACGCTGAACCGCGCCGCCCTGCGCCAGCTGATCTTTGAAGTGCCGGAGGAACGCCGCTGGCTCGAAGCCTTGCTGCATCCGTTGATCGCCGAGGAAATCGCCCACCATCTGGCGCTGGCAAAATCGCCTTACGCGATTCTGGTTTCGCCGCTGTTGATCGAATCCGGGCAATACGCGATGACCCAGCGCATCCTGGTGATCGACGCCCCGCAACAACTGCAGATCGAACGCACCTTGCAGCGTGACCAGACCAGCGAACAGCAGGTCCAGGCGATCCTCAAGGCCCAGTCCAGCCGCGAAGACCGCGTGAGCCGTGCCGACGATGTGGTGGTCAACGACCGCGACCTCGCCTGGCTGCACAGCGAAGTCGAGCGCCTGCATCACCTTTACCTGACTTTATCCGGAGGCCAGTCATGA
- the yacG gene encoding DNA gyrase inhibitor YacG, protein MSQIPTVECPTCGAPVEFTPENKFRPFCSDRCKLIDLGAWASEEHKIPVAPDAEDEMFSGDFDPRH, encoded by the coding sequence ATGAGCCAGATCCCGACCGTAGAATGCCCAACCTGTGGCGCCCCCGTGGAATTTACCCCCGAGAACAAATTCCGTCCGTTCTGCTCCGATCGCTGCAAGCTGATCGACCTCGGCGCCTGGGCGTCCGAAGAGCACAAGATTCCGGTCGCTCCGGATGCCGAAGACGAAATGTTCTCCGGCGATTTCGACCCGCGTCACTGA
- a CDS encoding energy-coupling factor ABC transporter permease has translation MIGAQLLSFESLTVGWLIYAPVLIWAICRAPWVELFSDSRRQHLLFGTVFALFLLWMVRRDFDTGVSYHFIGMTAVTLLLDWPLAIVGGLVAQLGLVMLGRQDLAAVGVNGTLLILLPVLITECVAIVVERAQPRNPFVYIFCSGFFAAALSALLCLVLSLGLLWYDGLFAMPEWLEDFLGYLWLLIFPEAFINGMVISALVVFSPEWLETFNRTRYLSAPWKDDDPKS, from the coding sequence ATGATCGGCGCGCAGCTGCTGTCATTTGAAAGCCTGACGGTGGGCTGGCTGATTTACGCGCCGGTGCTGATCTGGGCGATCTGCCGTGCGCCGTGGGTCGAGTTGTTCAGTGACAGTCGCCGTCAGCATCTGCTGTTTGGCACCGTGTTCGCCCTGTTTCTGTTGTGGATGGTGCGCAGGGATTTCGACACCGGGGTCTCTTATCACTTCATTGGCATGACGGCGGTGACGCTGCTGCTGGACTGGCCGCTGGCGATTGTCGGCGGTCTGGTGGCGCAGCTCGGGTTGGTCATGCTCGGGCGTCAGGATCTGGCGGCGGTCGGGGTCAACGGTACGCTGCTGATCCTGCTGCCGGTGTTGATCACCGAATGCGTGGCGATCGTTGTCGAGCGCGCCCAGCCGCGTAATCCGTTCGTGTATATCTTCTGTTCCGGATTCTTTGCGGCGGCGTTGTCGGCCTTGCTGTGTCTGGTGCTCAGCCTGGGTCTGCTCTGGTACGACGGCCTGTTCGCCATGCCGGAATGGCTGGAAGACTTCCTTGGCTATCTGTGGCTGCTGATTTTTCCCGAAGCCTTTATCAACGGCATGGTGATCAGCGCGCTGGTGGTGTTCAGTCCCGAGTGGCTGGAAACCTTCAACCGCACTCGCTACCTTTCAGCGCCCTGGAAGGACGACGATCCCAAGTCTTGA
- a CDS encoding FAD/FMN-containing dehydrogenase, which yields MRYRWLLLLAVVPLWAQALEIGERLAPWTLLDQYDQAFTLDNRTTTLLVARDMDGAKLIKQALKDQPKGYLEARHAVFVADIQRMPALIAKMFAVPAMRDYSYRVMLDREGRVASRYPGAEGSVLWLQLKDGRLLEQHEYTDAAQLHEALEKARP from the coding sequence GTGAGATATCGCTGGCTGTTGCTGTTGGCTGTTGTTCCGCTGTGGGCCCAGGCGCTTGAAATCGGCGAACGGCTGGCACCCTGGACGCTGCTGGATCAGTACGATCAAGCGTTCACCCTCGATAACCGCACCACGACGCTGCTGGTGGCGCGCGACATGGACGGTGCCAAGCTGATCAAGCAGGCGTTGAAAGACCAGCCCAAAGGCTATCTGGAAGCGCGCCACGCCGTGTTTGTCGCCGACATCCAGCGCATGCCGGCGCTGATCGCGAAGATGTTCGCGGTTCCGGCCATGCGTGACTACAGCTATCGGGTCATGCTCGACCGCGAGGGACGGGTGGCATCGCGTTATCCCGGCGCCGAAGGCTCGGTGCTGTGGCTGCAACTCAAGGACGGCCGATTGCTCGAACAACATGAGTACACCGACGCGGCCCAACTGCACGAGGCACTGGAGAAGGCCCGCCCATGA
- a CDS encoding DUF1780 domain-containing protein, with translation MDDSDYLRLLTIAAEQANAFLSNARKWERERWVCQRLLQGLNIPYRADEFAPAGEPPDVLFRDANFEVFFVLDEGRRLNDEWRDELQRRRSAFSLSQLVRREAKPRRIPANEFLLRLAPTLRKKAHNYKERGMDLGELDIIAFASLKREVLDLNSHFPPPTEYLRQGWRSLSLVGPTFARVLFAHPDAPDFLRSNLGRSIVFDVGISL, from the coding sequence ATGGATGACTCAGATTATTTACGCCTGCTGACCATCGCGGCCGAGCAAGCCAACGCGTTCCTGTCCAATGCCCGCAAATGGGAGCGTGAGCGTTGGGTCTGCCAGCGCCTGCTGCAAGGCTTGAACATTCCTTATCGCGCCGACGAGTTCGCCCCCGCCGGCGAGCCGCCCGACGTGCTGTTTCGCGACGCCAATTTCGAAGTGTTCTTCGTCCTCGATGAGGGACGTCGGCTCAACGACGAATGGCGCGACGAATTGCAGCGGCGGCGCAGCGCATTCTCGCTCAGCCAACTGGTGCGCCGTGAAGCCAAGCCCCGGCGGATCCCGGCCAACGAGTTCCTGTTGCGACTGGCGCCGACCTTGCGCAAAAAAGCGCACAACTACAAGGAACGCGGCATGGATCTGGGCGAACTGGACATCATCGCCTTCGCCAGCCTCAAGCGCGAAGTGCTGGACCTCAACAGCCACTTTCCACCACCCACCGAATATCTGCGCCAGGGCTGGCGTTCGCTGTCGCTGGTCGGCCCGACGTTCGCCCGGGTGCTGTTCGCCCATCCCGATGCGCCGGATTTCCTGCGCAGCAACCTGGGACGCAGCATCGTCTTCGATGTCGGGATCAGCCTGTGA
- a CDS encoding MOSC domain-containing protein: protein MTPLQQLIADVPQTGRVRWIGVRPQSRGPMLELDAVEARLEAGLTGDHARPGARNARQVTLIQFEHLAVISALVGRPEDQPVRPEDLRRNLVISGINLFSLKGRRFRIGQAIFETTGWCQPCARLQNNLGPGTFQAVRGHGGITARVLQSGIIRLDDGVSVEPVPASGYAAFNPG, encoded by the coding sequence GTGACGCCGCTGCAGCAGTTGATCGCCGACGTCCCGCAGACCGGCCGCGTGCGCTGGATCGGCGTGCGCCCGCAGTCCCGTGGGCCGATGCTCGAACTCGATGCCGTCGAGGCACGACTCGAGGCTGGGTTGACCGGCGATCACGCCCGCCCTGGAGCGCGTAACGCGCGGCAGGTCACACTGATTCAGTTCGAACACCTGGCGGTCATCAGTGCGTTGGTGGGCCGGCCTGAAGATCAACCCGTGAGGCCTGAAGATCTGCGGCGCAATCTGGTTATCAGCGGCATCAATCTGTTCAGCCTCAAGGGCCGGCGCTTTCGCATCGGTCAGGCAATTTTCGAAACCACCGGTTGGTGTCAGCCCTGCGCACGCCTGCAAAACAACCTCGGCCCCGGCACCTTTCAAGCGGTGCGCGGGCATGGCGGAATTACCGCACGAGTGTTACAAAGCGGGATCATTCGCCTCGACGACGGTGTTTCTGTCGAACCGGTTCCGGCCAGTGGCTATGCTGCGTTCAACCCGGGATAA
- a CDS encoding DUF3094 family protein: MTSRLKPEDQKHVEEYLQLSQHQVERRPFRPWMLLVLVLAVTIGLGLLSRLISYLTL; encoded by the coding sequence ATGACCAGCCGCCTGAAACCCGAAGACCAGAAGCATGTCGAAGAGTACCTGCAATTGTCCCAACACCAAGTCGAGCGCCGGCCTTTCCGGCCGTGGATGCTCCTGGTGCTGGTGCTGGCAGTGACCATTGGTCTGGGCCTGCTGAGCCGACTTATCAGTTACCTGACGCTATGA
- a CDS encoding NAD(P)/FAD-dependent oxidoreductase, whose translation MSHRIVIVGGGAGGLELATRLGKTLGKRGTASVMLVDANLTHIWKPLLHEVAAGSLNSSEDELNYVAQAKWNHFEFQLGRMSGLDRAQKKIQLAATYDENGVELVPAREVAYDTLVISVGSTTNDFGTQGAAQHCLFLDTRKQAERFHQQLLNHYLRAHAGQTDVVEQISVAIVGAGATGVELAAELHNAAHELAAYGLDRIKPENMHITLIEAGPRVLPALPERISGPVHKTLEKLGVNVMTNAAVSEVTADSLITADGNVIKASLKVWAAGIRAPGFLKDIDGLETNRINQLQVLPTLQTTRDENIFAFGDCAACPQPGSDRNVPPRAQAAHQQASLLAKSLKLRIEGKSLPEYKYTDYGSLISLSRFSAVGNLMGNLTGSVMLEGWLARMFYVSLYRMHQMALYGPFRTAMLMLGSKIGRGTEPRLKLH comes from the coding sequence ATGTCCCATCGTATTGTTATTGTCGGCGGCGGCGCCGGCGGTCTGGAGCTGGCTACCCGTCTGGGTAAGACTCTGGGCAAACGCGGCACAGCCAGTGTGATGCTGGTCGACGCGAACCTGACGCACATCTGGAAACCACTGCTGCACGAGGTGGCCGCCGGATCGCTGAACTCTTCCGAAGACGAACTCAACTATGTTGCCCAGGCGAAATGGAACCACTTCGAGTTCCAGCTCGGGCGCATGAGCGGGCTCGATCGCGCGCAGAAAAAAATCCAGTTGGCGGCCACCTACGACGAAAACGGCGTAGAGCTGGTCCCGGCGCGGGAAGTGGCCTATGACACGCTGGTGATCAGCGTCGGCAGCACCACCAACGACTTCGGCACCCAAGGCGCAGCGCAGCACTGCCTGTTCCTCGACACCCGCAAACAGGCCGAGCGCTTCCACCAGCAGTTGCTCAACCACTACCTGCGCGCCCATGCCGGGCAGACCGATGTGGTCGAGCAGATCAGTGTGGCCATCGTCGGCGCCGGCGCTACGGGCGTCGAACTGGCGGCAGAACTGCACAACGCGGCGCATGAGCTGGCGGCATACGGTCTGGACCGGATCAAACCGGAAAACATGCACATCACTCTGATCGAAGCCGGCCCACGGGTGTTGCCAGCCCTGCCGGAGCGCATCAGCGGACCGGTACACAAAACCCTGGAGAAACTCGGGGTCAATGTGATGACCAACGCGGCGGTCAGCGAAGTGACGGCCGACAGCCTGATCACTGCCGATGGCAATGTGATCAAGGCCAGCCTGAAAGTCTGGGCAGCGGGTATTCGTGCGCCGGGTTTCCTCAAGGACATCGACGGCCTGGAAACCAACCGCATCAATCAGCTGCAGGTGCTGCCGACGCTGCAGACCACTCGCGATGAAAACATCTTCGCCTTCGGCGACTGCGCGGCCTGCCCGCAACCGGGTTCGGACCGCAACGTGCCGCCGCGTGCGCAAGCCGCGCACCAACAGGCGTCGCTGCTGGCCAAATCGCTGAAACTGCGCATCGAAGGCAAATCCCTGCCGGAGTACAAGTACACCGACTACGGCTCACTGATTTCGCTGTCGCGTTTTTCGGCTGTGGGTAACTTGATGGGCAACCTGACCGGCAGCGTGATGCTGGAGGGCTGGCTGGCGCGGATGTTTTACGTGTCGCTGTACCGCATGCACCAGATGGCGCTGTACGGGCCGTTCCGCACGGCGATGCTAATGCTGGGCAGCAAGATCGGTCGCGGGACCGAGCCACGCCTGAAGCTGCACTAA